The genomic window CATACGGCCCTTGCCGCCCGGAGCTATCTCCTTATGGCGGGGTGGCAGTTCGATTCGGAGGTGCGCCTGCTGCGCGGAGCGGATGAACATGACGCGCTCGGTGGAGGAAGATTCCTGCGCTTTCTCGATCGGCTGTGCGAACGGAATCCCGACCTGCAGGTCTACATCCTCGCCTGGGACTTCAGTGCCGTTTTCTCGCTCGAGCGGGAGTGGTTCCAGGGCATCATCTTCAACTGGACCACCAACAAGAGGATCCACTTCCGCTTCGACAGCTGCCACGCACCCGGGGCGACACACCACCAGAAGTTCGTCATCGCCGACGGGGCCCTCGCCTACCTGGGTGGCATGGACATCTGTTCCTCGCGCTGGGACGACCGCTACCACATGAAGGAAAACCCGGAGCGCATCGACGTCGACGGCCACCGGTACGGTTCCTACCACGACATCCAGACCTACCATACCGGACCGGTGGTGCAGGTGCTACTCGACCTGTTCCGGCAGCGCTGGCGCGACTCCGGAGCCGGTGAGCTGAAACTGCCAGAGGCCGGAACCCTCGTCCCGACCGTCCCGTCCGGGGCGTTCAAAATGCCGACGGCGAAGGTGGCCATAAGCCGGACGGCGGCCCCCACCCCGCTCACCACGCCCCCGGAGATCCAGGAGATCCGCCGTCTCTTCGTGGACGCCATCATGTCGGCACAAAGCCTCATCTACCTGGAAAACCAGTATTTCAGCTCGCAGGCTATCTTCTGGTCGCTGGTCGCACGCATGAGCATGCCGGAGCGCCCACGCCTGCAGATCATCCTGATGCTCCCGGACCGGCTCCCGCTCACCGAGGAGCTCTTCCTCGGCCTGCCCCAGATCCGCATGATCCGGTCACTGCAGCGGGTGGCGGAGAAGACCGGCCACACGCTGAGCGTCTACTCTTCCGCCCAGGCGGACCACGACGTAAGGCAGATGACCTTCATCCACAGCAAGCTCCTCCTGATCGACGACCGCTTCCTCACCATCGGGTCCGCGAATGCCACCAACCGCAGCATGGGTCTCGATACCGAGTTGAACGTCGCATGGGAGGCATCGCTCGCTCCATGCCATGAAGAGCTGGTCCACGCGATCCGTGTCCTGCGCTCATCGCTGCTGGCCGAGCATGCCGGCCTCTTCGGCTGCGGTAAGGAGAGAAAATTCGAGGAGATGGAACAGCTGACCGCGCATCTCGAATCCCTTGCCGACGACGACGAAGCGAGGCTTTGCCGGTACCAGCCGGATCCGACCTTTGAAAACAGCGAGCTCCCCGAAGCGCTGGAGCCAATCGCCCGCGTCGTCGACCCGGCGCAACCGGTCGACAACGAGTTCATCTTCGAGAGCTTCACAAATTCCGAACTGGGTTCCTTCGCAAGGGGTATATTTAAGTTAAGCCAGATGATCATCCGGCTTTG from Geomonas ferrireducens includes these protein-coding regions:
- a CDS encoding phospholipase D-like domain-containing protein — its product is MNILKPGLNCMGIYDADETGVLVDAEDYYRAFYHTALAARSYLLMAGWQFDSEVRLLRGADEHDALGGGRFLRFLDRLCERNPDLQVYILAWDFSAVFSLEREWFQGIIFNWTTNKRIHFRFDSCHAPGATHHQKFVIADGALAYLGGMDICSSRWDDRYHMKENPERIDVDGHRYGSYHDIQTYHTGPVVQVLLDLFRQRWRDSGAGELKLPEAGTLVPTVPSGAFKMPTAKVAISRTAAPTPLTTPPEIQEIRRLFVDAIMSAQSLIYLENQYFSSQAIFWSLVARMSMPERPRLQIILMLPDRLPLTEELFLGLPQIRMIRSLQRVAEKTGHTLSVYSSAQADHDVRQMTFIHSKLLLIDDRFLTIGSANATNRSMGLDTELNVAWEASLAPCHEELVHAIRVLRSSLLAEHAGLFGCGKERKFEEMEQLTAHLESLADDDEARLCRYQPDPTFENSELPEALEPIARVVDPAQPVDNEFIFESFTNSELGSFARGIFKLSQMIIRL